A region of Subtercola boreus DNA encodes the following proteins:
- the trxA gene encoding thioredoxin codes for MSSASAVTDASFEADVLNSDETILVDFWAEWCGPCRAVSPILDQIASEHSSKIKIVKLNVDENPQTAAKYQITSIPAMKVYRGGEVVKTIIGAKPKAALESDLAAYLA; via the coding sequence ATGTCAAGTGCCTCCGCAGTAACCGATGCCAGCTTCGAAGCCGACGTTCTGAACTCCGACGAGACGATCCTCGTCGACTTCTGGGCCGAATGGTGTGGCCCGTGCCGCGCTGTGTCGCCGATCCTCGATCAGATCGCCTCCGAACACTCCAGCAAGATCAAGATCGTCAAGCTGAACGTCGACGAGAACCCGCAGACCGCGGCGAAGTACCAGATCACCTCGATCCCCGCGATGAAGGTCTACCGCGGCGGTGAGGTCGTCAAGACCATCATCGGCGCCAAGCCGAAGGCCGCTCTCGAGAGCGACCTGGCCGCCTACCTCGCCTAG
- the trxB gene encoding thioredoxin-disulfide reductase yields MRQIIIIGSGPAGFTAAIYAARAGLEPLLIASSVEAGGELMKTTEVENFPGFPEGIQGPDLMTKLQEQAEKFGTEVLLDDVTSVDFSGDVKKVSTGYSGDFEAPAVIFSTGSAYRKLGLEDEERLSGRGVSWCATCDGFFFKKKTIAVIGGGDSAMEEATFLTRFADKVYLIHRKDTLRASKIMQERAFANEKIEFVFNTAVVGINGENTVESLKLENTVTGERSELPVQGLFVAIGNDPRTHLVHGQLDLTTSGTIAVAGRSSKTNIAGVFAAGDVIDDTYRQAATAAASGTVAALDAEHYLAGLAEASAIAELREAEAEIELVESLQSTRS; encoded by the coding sequence ATGCGTCAGATCATCATCATCGGGTCCGGTCCTGCCGGGTTCACCGCCGCAATCTACGCCGCGCGGGCGGGCCTCGAGCCCCTGCTCATCGCCTCCAGTGTCGAGGCCGGCGGCGAACTGATGAAGACCACGGAGGTCGAGAACTTCCCGGGCTTCCCCGAGGGCATCCAGGGTCCCGACCTCATGACGAAACTGCAGGAGCAGGCTGAGAAGTTCGGCACCGAGGTTCTGCTCGACGACGTGACCAGCGTCGACTTCTCAGGTGACGTCAAGAAGGTGAGCACCGGTTACAGCGGTGACTTCGAAGCCCCGGCCGTCATCTTCTCCACAGGGTCCGCCTACCGCAAGCTCGGTCTCGAAGACGAAGAGCGACTGAGCGGCCGCGGCGTCTCCTGGTGCGCCACCTGCGACGGGTTCTTCTTCAAGAAGAAGACCATCGCCGTCATCGGTGGTGGCGACTCGGCGATGGAGGAGGCGACCTTCCTGACGCGTTTCGCAGACAAGGTGTACCTCATCCACCGCAAAGACACGCTGCGGGCATCCAAGATCATGCAGGAGCGCGCCTTCGCGAACGAGAAGATCGAGTTCGTCTTCAACACGGCCGTCGTCGGCATCAACGGCGAGAACACGGTCGAGAGCCTGAAGCTCGAGAACACGGTCACCGGTGAACGGAGCGAGCTGCCGGTGCAGGGCCTCTTCGTCGCGATCGGCAACGACCCGCGCACGCACCTGGTGCACGGCCAGCTCGACCTCACCACTTCGGGCACCATCGCCGTCGCGGGTCGCTCCTCGAAGACCAACATCGCCGGTGTCTTCGCGGCCGGTGACGTGATCGACGACACCTACCGCCAGGCCGCCACTGCCGCGGCCTCCGGCACCGTGGCCGCCCTCGACGCCGAACACTACCTGGCGGGTCTGGCTGAAGCTTCCGCCATCGCCGAGCTGCGTGAAGCCGAGGCGGAGATCGAGCTCGTCGAGTCGCTGCAGTCGACTCGGTCCTGA
- a CDS encoding alpha/beta fold hydrolase yields MSEAFNPVDGTRIAYQETGTGSPIVLVHGSALSRAIWRGFGYVKALRDDHRLILVDMRGHGLSGKPHGQADYAMSLVIEDLLAVYEAADIPAAHFMGYSFGARVGFSLADSHPERMLSFISAGGTYRIDEGAVSSLFFPGYDEALESGGMRAFVNGWEAQAGVTIDPATTNAFLANDPVALQAYFRQLAVEQGVEEKRLTGIRTPTLLLAGTDDRQRYLDSERAAGLMPNARFEPLPGRGHGDTLFPSGPVLELVKGFLAEQPV; encoded by the coding sequence GTGAGCGAAGCCTTCAATCCCGTCGACGGTACCCGCATCGCCTACCAGGAGACCGGCACCGGCAGCCCAATCGTCCTGGTGCACGGTTCTGCCCTCTCGCGGGCCATCTGGCGGGGGTTCGGCTATGTGAAGGCGCTCCGGGACGACCACCGCCTCATCCTCGTCGACATGCGCGGCCACGGCCTGAGCGGCAAGCCTCACGGGCAGGCCGACTACGCCATGTCGCTCGTGATCGAGGATCTGCTCGCGGTCTACGAGGCGGCGGACATCCCTGCGGCCCACTTCATGGGGTACTCGTTCGGCGCGCGCGTCGGCTTCTCGCTCGCAGACTCCCACCCCGAGCGGATGCTGTCGTTCATCTCGGCCGGCGGTACCTACCGGATCGATGAGGGCGCGGTGAGTTCCCTGTTCTTCCCGGGGTACGACGAAGCCCTCGAATCGGGCGGGATGCGGGCGTTCGTGAATGGCTGGGAGGCTCAGGCGGGCGTCACCATCGATCCGGCGACGACGAACGCCTTCCTCGCGAACGACCCGGTCGCCCTCCAGGCGTATTTCCGACAGTTGGCTGTGGAACAGGGTGTGGAGGAGAAGAGGCTGACGGGCATCCGCACACCGACACTGCTGCTGGCCGGTACGGATGACCGGCAGCGCTACCTCGATTCCGAGCGTGCTGCGGGGCTGATGCCGAACGCCCGGTTCGAGCCGCTGCCCGGCCGCGGGCACGGTGACACGCTGTTCCCGTCGGGTCCGGTGCTGGAGCTCGTGAAGGGCTTTCTGGCGGAGCAGCCGGTCTAG
- the murJ gene encoding murein biosynthesis integral membrane protein MurJ has protein sequence MAERSIGRSSALLAGGTIVSRILGFVKTIVLIQAIGVFAIGDAFAAANQLPNTIYVIVAGGALSAVLVPQIVQSALHLDGGRAYINKLVTIALAVLAVAALVATLLAPWLVSITVHDFAPEQAALATSFAYWCLPQIFFYGVYTILGEVLNARNSFGPFTLAPIVNNVVALAGLVVFLSIYGSDAAGLRPYSWWTPDSIALLAGSATLGIAIQGLILFAFWRRVGLSYRPDFRWRGVGLAQTGRIAGWSFGMILVTTGAGLVETNVVSTASGSDASVAVLQYAWLIFMLPHSIVAVSIATAYFTRMSENASAKRLDLVRADIGASIRQITVVMALAAVVLLVAAYPFGRVFAEDYAGALAIGNVLLAFVIGLPAFSILFVLQRAFFALGDTRTPFFTNLFQSVVFALGCLLVLWFVPKDLVGSAVALTLSIAGVMQALLVGILLHRRLGGGLRRTVSSFGKDALAALPASAAGVVVFLLLGGSLDGGFAMSGRVQAILSMVLIGAVMLGVYAVALRVVRSNELSEALGPILRRVRRS, from the coding sequence GTGGCTGAGCGCAGCATCGGCCGTTCGAGCGCCCTTCTCGCCGGCGGAACGATCGTCTCCCGCATCCTCGGCTTCGTGAAGACCATCGTGCTGATCCAGGCGATCGGCGTCTTCGCGATCGGCGACGCGTTCGCTGCCGCCAACCAGCTTCCGAACACCATCTACGTCATCGTCGCAGGCGGTGCCCTCAGCGCTGTGCTGGTGCCTCAGATCGTACAGAGCGCCCTGCACCTCGACGGCGGCAGGGCCTACATCAACAAGCTCGTCACCATCGCCCTGGCTGTGCTGGCCGTCGCGGCCCTCGTCGCCACCCTGCTCGCGCCGTGGCTGGTGTCGATCACGGTGCACGACTTCGCCCCCGAGCAGGCCGCCCTCGCGACATCCTTCGCCTACTGGTGCCTGCCGCAGATCTTCTTCTACGGGGTCTACACGATCCTCGGCGAGGTACTGAACGCCCGCAATTCGTTCGGCCCGTTCACCCTCGCTCCGATCGTGAACAACGTAGTCGCCCTGGCCGGGCTCGTCGTCTTCCTCAGCATCTACGGCTCCGATGCCGCAGGTCTCCGCCCCTACTCGTGGTGGACACCGGACTCGATCGCCCTGCTCGCAGGTTCCGCCACCCTCGGCATCGCCATCCAGGGACTCATCCTCTTCGCCTTCTGGCGGCGGGTGGGCCTCAGCTACCGGCCCGATTTCCGCTGGCGGGGCGTCGGTCTCGCGCAGACCGGGCGCATCGCGGGCTGGTCGTTCGGCATGATCCTGGTCACCACCGGGGCAGGGCTCGTCGAGACGAACGTGGTCTCCACCGCCTCGGGCAGCGACGCCTCGGTGGCCGTGCTCCAGTACGCGTGGCTGATCTTCATGCTCCCGCACTCGATCGTCGCCGTCTCGATCGCCACGGCGTACTTCACTCGGATGAGCGAGAACGCCAGCGCCAAGCGGCTCGACCTCGTGCGGGCGGACATCGGGGCATCCATCCGCCAGATCACCGTCGTGATGGCCCTCGCCGCCGTCGTGCTGCTGGTGGCCGCGTATCCGTTCGGCCGCGTGTTCGCCGAGGACTACGCGGGCGCCCTCGCGATCGGCAACGTTCTCCTCGCGTTCGTCATCGGGCTGCCGGCGTTCAGCATCCTCTTCGTGCTCCAGCGGGCGTTCTTCGCCTTGGGCGACACCCGCACGCCGTTCTTCACCAACCTCTTCCAGTCTGTGGTGTTCGCGCTCGGCTGCCTCCTCGTGCTCTGGTTCGTGCCGAAAGACCTGGTGGGCTCGGCCGTCGCCCTGACACTCTCGATCGCCGGTGTGATGCAGGCGCTGCTCGTCGGCATCCTCCTGCACCGCAGGCTCGGCGGGGGGCTCCGGCGCACCGTCTCGAGCTTCGGCAAGGATGCTCTGGCCGCCCTCCCCGCATCGGCTGCCGGCGTCGTGGTCTTCCTCCTGCTCGGCGGCAGCCTGGACGGCGGTTTCGCCATGTCGGGCCGAGTGCAGGCGATCCTCTCGATGGTGCTGATCGGCGCAGTGATGCTCGGGGTGTACGCCGTCGCCCTGCGGGTGGTGCGGTCGAACGAGCTGAGCGAGGCGCTCGGCCCGATCCTCCGCCGGGTGCGGCGCTCCTAG
- a CDS encoding DUF6049 family protein: protein MDAALDSGVRRSPRRDFRLAPAGRSRRLAAVLTIVLLTLLWMLGGTRPADAAPAPAPTETAVTEGTATETAAATGTVAVALAPDNNGVLAPGADLAVSVSISNTTADALLSGSIHLWLDRAELGSRDALDNWLTPSTGATQSRDSVAADVATPALAPGSTGTFRVSLPAAQLGLGSFGAYGIEAGYTAGTTVVDARNTIVWSADAPARETAVAAIMPLTVPAGSQGLLTAAQLESYTAAGGVLTRKLESVVDRPVTLAIDPMVIVSIRVLGTAAPQSSLDWLARLAAAANPTFALSYADSDIAVERQAGAASLLTPSSFDYALQAANFQTLPTPDPFTLPGQVAATTTEDGVAAGSTAATSPADPAAASPTPSPTSTTVPTAGTLPTFAALTAWNYTRTDLAWPAAGTVTTDDLNFFAAGGLSTSILSSDNVALPASEDGLTPSAPATIGDKNAVIVDAGLSDALQKATAATTDTGLAAALAEVSGILAIVSAQGGSTAPALVVDLGREVPATAFGVARALDLVESLPWASDRGLADVLSVPALGVSVKNSDEPAARVQTVMAMLDYERQVGEFATVLAQPDLLTGRQRSTLLAVLAQSWSADPTGRTAAEADYATLTRTTLDSVKIIDGSNINLFATSSEVPVLISNDLNQAVTVELQVTPSNGRLVVEPGRIEVVVEAKSQKTARVPVKAAVASGQVDLRLELFSPSGIPINQAAPRQINVSADWEGIGTIVIAILAAALLAFGIVRQVLKRRRAKAAQAAGEPAPAEPGPDDRSAAEPAPTDTSEEHRG from the coding sequence ATGGATGCGGCGTTAGATTCGGGCGTCCGCCGCAGCCCGAGACGTGACTTCCGGCTGGCCCCGGCGGGCCGGTCCCGACGTCTCGCCGCGGTTCTCACCATCGTTCTGCTCACGCTGCTCTGGATGCTCGGCGGCACCCGCCCGGCGGACGCCGCCCCCGCACCGGCACCCACAGAGACCGCGGTCACCGAGGGAACGGCCACCGAGACCGCCGCAGCCACGGGCACCGTCGCCGTCGCGCTCGCGCCCGACAACAACGGCGTGCTGGCTCCCGGCGCAGACCTGGCCGTCTCGGTGAGCATCAGCAACACGACGGCCGACGCGCTGTTATCGGGGAGCATCCACCTCTGGCTCGATCGTGCCGAACTCGGGTCGCGGGACGCCCTGGACAACTGGCTGACCCCCTCGACGGGCGCCACGCAGTCGCGCGATTCCGTGGCGGCGGATGTCGCGACCCCCGCACTCGCCCCCGGGTCGACCGGCACCTTCCGGGTGTCGCTGCCTGCCGCCCAGCTCGGGCTCGGCTCCTTCGGCGCCTACGGCATCGAGGCGGGCTACACCGCCGGCACCACCGTCGTCGACGCGCGCAACACCATCGTGTGGTCGGCCGACGCCCCCGCGCGCGAGACAGCCGTCGCCGCCATCATGCCGCTCACCGTGCCGGCCGGCAGCCAGGGCCTCCTCACCGCGGCGCAGCTCGAGAGTTACACGGCCGCCGGCGGAGTGCTCACCCGCAAGCTCGAATCGGTCGTCGACCGACCGGTGACGCTCGCGATCGACCCCATGGTCATCGTGTCGATCCGGGTGCTCGGCACCGCGGCCCCGCAGTCGTCGCTCGACTGGCTGGCCCGGCTCGCGGCCGCCGCGAATCCCACCTTCGCGCTCTCCTACGCCGACTCCGACATCGCGGTGGAACGCCAGGCGGGTGCAGCGTCCCTGCTCACGCCGTCCTCCTTCGACTACGCCCTGCAGGCCGCGAACTTCCAGACCCTGCCGACGCCCGATCCGTTCACCCTGCCCGGCCAGGTGGCTGCCACGACCACGGAGGATGGAGTCGCGGCCGGCTCCACGGCGGCGACGTCCCCCGCCGATCCCGCCGCGGCGTCCCCGACACCGAGCCCCACCTCGACCACGGTCCCGACCGCCGGCACTCTCCCGACCTTCGCCGCCCTGACCGCGTGGAACTACACCCGGACCGACCTCGCCTGGCCCGCTGCCGGCACCGTGACGACAGACGACCTCAACTTCTTCGCAGCCGGAGGGCTCAGCACGAGCATCCTCAGCTCCGACAACGTCGCCCTGCCGGCATCGGAAGACGGGCTGACGCCCAGTGCCCCCGCCACCATCGGCGACAAAAATGCGGTCATCGTCGACGCAGGGCTCTCGGATGCTCTGCAGAAGGCCACCGCGGCGACCACCGACACGGGGCTCGCCGCCGCGTTGGCCGAGGTCTCGGGAATCCTCGCGATCGTCAGCGCACAGGGCGGATCCACGGCCCCCGCCCTCGTGGTCGACCTCGGCCGGGAGGTTCCCGCCACGGCGTTCGGGGTGGCCAGGGCCCTCGACCTCGTCGAGTCCCTGCCCTGGGCCTCCGACCGGGGCCTCGCCGACGTGCTGAGCGTACCCGCCCTCGGCGTCAGCGTGAAGAACAGCGACGAACCGGCCGCACGGGTGCAGACCGTGATGGCGATGCTCGACTACGAACGCCAGGTCGGCGAGTTCGCCACGGTCCTGGCGCAACCCGATCTGCTCACGGGCAGGCAGCGCTCGACCCTGCTGGCCGTGCTCGCCCAGTCCTGGTCGGCCGACCCGACCGGGCGCACCGCAGCCGAGGCCGACTACGCAACCCTCACCCGCACGACACTCGACTCGGTGAAGATCATCGACGGCAGCAACATCAACCTCTTCGCCACCAGCAGTGAAGTTCCGGTGCTGATCAGCAACGACCTCAACCAGGCGGTGACCGTCGAACTGCAGGTGACCCCGTCGAACGGCCGGCTCGTCGTCGAGCCCGGGCGCATCGAGGTCGTCGTCGAGGCGAAGTCGCAGAAGACAGCGCGAGTCCCGGTGAAGGCGGCGGTAGCGAGTGGCCAGGTCGACCTGCGCCTCGAACTCTTCAGCCCGTCGGGCATCCCCATCAACCAGGCCGCACCGCGCCAGATCAACGTGAGTGCCGACTGGGAGGGCATCGGAACGATCGTGATCGCCATTCTGGCGGCCGCGCTGCTGGCTTTCGGCATCGTACGCCAGGTACTGAAGCGGCGGCGGGCGAAGGCAGCGCAGGCCGCTGGCGAGCCGGCCCCTGCCGAGCCGGGCCCCGACGATCGTTCCGCTGCCGAGCCGGCCCCCACCGACACCTCCGAGGAGCACCGTGGCTGA
- a CDS encoding CCA tRNA nucleotidyltransferase, protein MRSVADSLSFLADLAGRPPISVLAEAFHAAGHDLALVGGPVRDAFLGRAVHDLDLTTDATPDEILRIVKPLADAHWDIGRAYGTIGARIGGETVEITTYRSDVYDQASRKPSVEFGTSLEADLLRRDFTVNALALKLPELVLVDPSGGMDDLLAGVLRTPSTPEVSFGDDPLRMLRAVRFTAQLGFTVDDETRFALDEMAGRIEIISAERVNEELSKLLLSPAPRRGIELLVESGLAAFVLPEIPALSLEMDEHHHHKDVYQHSLTVLDQAIDLERSRQFDGAPDLVLRLAALLHDIGKPATRRLEPGGVVSFHHHDLVGSKLAKKRLKALRFDNDTIAAVSRLIELHLRFFGYTDGAWTDSAVRRYVRDAGPLLERLHILVRADVTTRNVRKADRLSFAYDDLEARIAELASQEELDSTRPDLNGEQIMAILGLAPGREVGEAYRFLLELRLEEGPLGEEEATRRLLAWASARPA, encoded by the coding sequence GTGCGTTCCGTGGCAGACTCCCTCAGTTTCCTGGCCGACCTGGCCGGAAGGCCGCCCATCTCCGTGCTCGCAGAGGCCTTCCACGCGGCGGGGCACGACCTCGCGCTCGTGGGCGGGCCGGTTCGCGATGCGTTCCTCGGCAGGGCCGTGCACGACCTCGACCTGACCACCGATGCGACGCCCGACGAGATCCTCCGCATCGTGAAACCGCTCGCCGACGCGCACTGGGACATCGGCCGGGCCTACGGCACGATCGGTGCCCGCATCGGCGGGGAGACCGTCGAGATCACGACGTACCGTTCGGATGTCTACGACCAGGCCAGTCGTAAACCTTCCGTCGAGTTCGGCACCTCACTCGAGGCCGACCTGCTGCGCCGCGACTTCACCGTCAACGCTCTCGCGCTGAAGCTGCCCGAGCTGGTGCTCGTCGACCCGTCGGGCGGCATGGATGACCTGCTGGCCGGTGTGCTCAGAACACCGTCGACGCCCGAAGTCTCGTTCGGCGACGACCCACTCCGCATGCTGCGGGCCGTGCGTTTCACCGCGCAGCTCGGTTTCACGGTCGACGACGAGACCCGTTTCGCCCTCGACGAGATGGCGGGGCGCATCGAGATCATCAGCGCCGAGCGGGTGAACGAGGAGCTGAGCAAACTCCTGCTCTCCCCCGCCCCCCGCCGCGGGATCGAACTTCTGGTGGAATCGGGCCTGGCCGCCTTCGTGCTGCCCGAGATCCCGGCGCTCAGCCTGGAGATGGACGAACACCACCACCACAAAGACGTGTACCAGCACAGCCTGACCGTGCTCGACCAGGCCATCGACCTGGAGCGCTCGCGGCAGTTCGACGGCGCGCCCGACCTCGTGCTGCGGCTTGCCGCGCTGCTGCACGACATCGGCAAGCCGGCGACCCGGCGCCTCGAACCCGGTGGCGTGGTGTCGTTCCACCACCACGACCTGGTCGGGTCGAAGCTGGCGAAGAAGCGGCTGAAGGCGCTGCGGTTCGACAACGACACGATCGCGGCGGTCTCCCGCCTGATCGAGCTGCACCTGCGGTTCTTCGGCTACACCGACGGTGCGTGGACCGACTCGGCGGTGCGCCGCTACGTTCGGGATGCAGGGCCCCTGCTCGAACGCCTGCACATCCTGGTGCGGGCTGATGTGACCACCCGCAACGTGCGGAAGGCCGACCGCCTGTCATTCGCCTACGACGACCTCGAGGCGCGGATCGCCGAACTCGCCTCGCAGGAGGAGCTCGACTCCACCCGCCCCGACCTGAACGGTGAGCAGATCATGGCGATCCTCGGGCTCGCACCCGGCCGCGAGGTCGGCGAGGCCTACCGGTTCCTGCTGGAGCTGCGCCTCGAGGAGGGGCCGCTCGGTGAGGAGGAGGCGACCCGCCGCCTGCTCGCTTGGGCGAGCGCGCGACCGGCCTGA